One Mucilaginibacter ginkgonis genomic region harbors:
- the ffh gene encoding signal recognition particle protein, with amino-acid sequence MFENLSDKLDRAFKVLKGQGTISEINVAETMKEIRKALLDADVNYKTAKAFTDDVKQKALGQNVLTSISPGQLLTKIMNDELTELMGGSTAELELKSSPTIILIAGLNGAGKTTFTGKLANYLKTQLKKKPLLVADDIYRPAAIDQLEVLGGQIGVPVYANRESKDPVAIALEGIAKAKQDGNNVVIIDTAGRLAVDEAMMQEIERVKAATNPHEILFVVDAMTGQDAVNTAKVFNDRLDFTGAVLTKLDGDTRGGAALSIKSVVNKPIKFIGTGEKMEALDVFHPDRMASRILGMGDVVSLVERAQQQFDEKQAAELQKKIRKNKFDFNDFYGQIQQIKKMGNMKDLMGMIPGVGKMMKDVEVDDNAFKAIEAIINSMTPFEKENPDSINQSRRVRISKGSGTDLTEVNRLIKQFEDMRKVMKQMSNPAAMANMMRRMPKM; translated from the coding sequence ATGTTTGAAAATCTTTCGGATAAGCTCGACAGGGCGTTTAAGGTATTAAAAGGTCAGGGTACTATTAGCGAGATCAACGTGGCAGAGACCATGAAAGAGATCCGCAAGGCATTGCTTGATGCCGACGTTAACTATAAAACCGCAAAGGCCTTTACAGATGACGTCAAACAAAAGGCTTTGGGCCAAAACGTACTTACCTCCATATCGCCGGGCCAGTTGCTTACCAAGATCATGAACGATGAGTTGACCGAACTGATGGGCGGCAGCACGGCAGAACTTGAGCTTAAATCATCACCAACCATTATACTTATAGCCGGCCTTAACGGTGCAGGTAAAACCACCTTTACCGGTAAACTGGCTAATTATCTTAAAACGCAGTTAAAAAAGAAGCCGCTACTGGTTGCTGATGATATTTACCGCCCTGCAGCGATAGATCAATTAGAAGTTTTAGGTGGCCAGATTGGCGTGCCGGTTTACGCCAACCGCGAATCTAAAGACCCAGTTGCCATTGCGCTCGAAGGTATTGCTAAAGCGAAGCAAGATGGTAACAACGTAGTGATCATTGATACTGCCGGCCGTTTAGCTGTTGACGAAGCCATGATGCAGGAGATAGAGCGCGTTAAGGCTGCCACTAACCCGCACGAGATATTATTTGTGGTTGATGCCATGACAGGGCAGGATGCCGTAAACACTGCAAAAGTATTTAACGACCGCCTTGACTTTACCGGCGCGGTGTTAACCAAACTAGATGGCGATACACGTGGTGGTGCTGCATTGTCTATTAAATCTGTCGTTAACAAACCAATTAAGTTTATTGGTACCGGCGAAAAGATGGAAGCGCTTGACGTTTTCCACCCCGACCGTATGGCTTCGCGTATCCTTGGTATGGGCGACGTGGTTTCTTTGGTTGAGCGCGCCCAACAGCAATTCGACGAGAAACAAGCAGCCGAGCTTCAGAAGAAGATCCGTAAGAACAAGTTCGACTTTAACGATTTCTACGGTCAGATACAGCAGATCAAAAAAATGGGTAACATGAAAGATCTGATGGGTATGATACCGGGCGTAGGTAAAATGATGAAAGATGTTGAAGTTGACGATAACGCGTTCAAAGCAATTGAAGCTATCATTAATTCAATGACGCCATTCGAAAAGGAAAACCCTGACAGTATCAATCAAAGCCGTCGCGTACGTATATCAAAAGGATCGGGTACAGACTTAACAGAAGTTAACCGCCTGATAAAACAGTTTGAAGATATGCGTAAAGTGATGAAGCAAATGAGCAACCCGGCTGCTATGGCGAATATGATGCGTAGGATGCCGAAGATGTAA
- a CDS encoding ABC transporter ATPase, with translation MEFSQQSRVWVYQANREFTVTETNEIQQYLNQFTAGWAAHGNQLAAGAEIRYNRFILLFVDETQAGASGCSIDKSVNFIKQLGERYQIDFFDRFNLAYRDVDKIKSASRDEFEQMVKDGTITPDTIVFNNTIQNVDELRTKWEVPFKESWHARLFGNLIPA, from the coding sequence ATGGAATTTTCTCAACAATCCAGGGTTTGGGTCTACCAGGCAAACCGCGAATTTACCGTTACCGAAACGAATGAAATTCAGCAGTATCTTAACCAGTTTACTGCAGGCTGGGCCGCGCATGGCAATCAACTTGCCGCGGGTGCAGAAATACGCTACAATAGGTTTATTTTGCTTTTTGTTGATGAAACACAGGCTGGCGCAAGCGGCTGTTCCATAGATAAGTCGGTTAACTTTATAAAGCAATTGGGAGAGCGCTACCAGATCGACTTTTTCGACCGGTTTAATCTGGCGTATCGCGATGTGGATAAAATCAAGTCGGCGTCGCGTGATGAGTTTGAACAGATGGTAAAAGATGGTACTATTACGCCGGATACCATTGTCTTTAACAACACCATCCAAAACGTTGACGAGCTTCGTACGAAATGGGAAGTGCCTTTCAAAGAAAGCTGGCATGCCCGTCTATTTGGCAACCTAATCCCGGCTTAA
- the rpsF gene encoding 30S ribosomal protein S6: protein MQQYETVIVLTPLLSEEVAKEAIAKYSKLLKDNGAEIVQEDNWGLRKLAYPIQKKSTGYYHLTEFKAPGDLINKLEVEYRRDERVLRFLTIALDKHAIAYNDKKRSGAFNKKPAKTEEAN from the coding sequence ATGCAACAGTACGAAACCGTGATCGTTCTTACCCCGTTGTTATCAGAAGAAGTAGCTAAAGAGGCAATAGCCAAATACAGCAAACTTTTAAAAGATAACGGAGCCGAAATTGTCCAGGAGGATAATTGGGGTTTGAGAAAACTAGCGTACCCTATCCAGAAAAAATCTACAGGGTACTATCACTTAACTGAATTTAAGGCTCCGGGTGATTTAATTAACAAACTTGAAGTTGAATACAGACGTGATGAGCGCGTTTTGCGTTTCTTAACTATTGCGCTAGATAAGCATGCCATTGCTTACAATGACAAAAAACGCAGTGGTGCATTCAACAAAAAACCGGCTAAAACTGAGGAGGCAAACTAA
- the rplI gene encoding 50S ribosomal protein L9: MDVILKQDVKNLGEKDDIVKVKPGYGRNFLIPQGVAILATESARKVLAENLKQAQFKQDKIRKDADALATQLENVKLTIGAKAGESGKIFGAINTIQVADALKKQGFDVDRRRITFDQEPKMVGEYTANLNLHKEVKVKVPFEVVAE, encoded by the coding sequence ATGGACGTTATTTTAAAACAAGATGTAAAAAACCTGGGCGAAAAAGACGATATCGTTAAAGTAAAACCAGGTTATGGCCGTAACTTTTTGATCCCTCAGGGTGTAGCTATTCTGGCAACAGAATCTGCTCGTAAAGTTTTGGCAGAAAACCTTAAACAAGCACAATTTAAACAAGACAAGATCCGCAAGGATGCCGACGCGTTGGCTACTCAACTGGAGAATGTTAAATTAACTATTGGTGCTAAGGCAGGCGAGAGCGGTAAGATCTTCGGTGCGATCAACACCATCCAGGTGGCTGATGCTTTGAAGAAACAAGGCTTTGACGTTGACCGTCGCCGTATTACTTTTGACCAGGAGCCTAAGATGGTTGGTGAATACACCGCTAACTTAAACCTGCACAAAGAAGTTAAGGTTAAAGTTCCTTTCGAGGTAGTTGCTGAGTAA
- a CDS encoding glucosaminidase domain-containing protein, which translates to MKKILLFVFLLVTSFGAFAQKNTSQSYIQKFKDNAVRIMHESGVPASIVLAIAMHESGNGNSKIARTMNNHFGMKGKSQASLVGKKKIHSSYKQYDSDDDSFADFARVMTQRKQFSHLADKFTHYDYLGWVKGIQHSGYAASRKWGAQVLGLIRKYNLNDYDEKPEAEQPAKNVE; encoded by the coding sequence ATGAAGAAAATCTTACTGTTTGTATTTCTATTAGTAACCTCATTTGGCGCTTTCGCGCAAAAAAACACTTCACAGTCATACATTCAAAAGTTTAAGGATAATGCGGTGCGCATTATGCATGAAAGTGGTGTGCCTGCAAGTATCGTGTTGGCAATTGCCATGCATGAGAGTGGTAATGGTAACAGCAAAATTGCCCGTACCATGAATAATCACTTCGGCATGAAGGGTAAAAGCCAGGCCTCACTTGTAGGTAAAAAGAAGATCCATTCGTCATACAAGCAGTATGATTCTGACGACGACTCTTTTGCAGACTTTGCCCGTGTAATGACACAGCGTAAGCAATTTAGCCACCTGGCCGATAAATTTACCCATTATGATTATTTAGGTTGGGTTAAAGGCATACAACACAGTGGTTATGCTGCGAGCCGTAAATGGGGTGCGCAGGTTTTAGGTTTGATTCGCAAGTATAACCTTAACGACTACGATGAGAAGCCGGAAGCAGAGCAGCCGGCTAAGAACGTGGAGTAA
- the rpsR gene encoding 30S ribosomal protein S18: MAEQIKYVTAPKVEDNRKKYCRFKKNGIKYIDYKDANFLLKFVNDQGKVLPRRLTGTSLKFQRKVAQAVKRARHIGLLPYVTDSLK; encoded by the coding sequence ATGGCAGAGCAAATTAAATACGTTACCGCCCCTAAAGTAGAGGACAACCGTAAAAAATATTGCCGTTTTAAAAAGAATGGCATTAAATACATTGATTACAAAGACGCTAACTTCTTATTAAAATTCGTTAACGACCAAGGTAAAGTATTACCACGCCGTTTAACAGGTACGTCTTTAAAATTTCAGCGTAAGGTGGCACAAGCTGTTAAGCGTGCACGCCATATTGGTTTATTACCTTACGTTACAGATTCGTTAAAATAA
- a CDS encoding OsmC family protein, translating to MSGQHTYSISTNWTGNKGIGTSGYRDYDRNFAISAENKAVINGSSDPAFLGDPTRYNPEEMLLMSLSSCHMLWYLHLCSAAGVVVTDYQDKATGIMEETANGSGHFTSVLLKPVVTVANESMVVKANELHHKANEMCFIARSVNFPVKHEVKCMVRI from the coding sequence ATGTCTGGGCAGCATACTTACTCAATAAGCACTAATTGGACAGGTAACAAAGGCATCGGTACCAGCGGGTATCGCGATTACGATCGCAACTTTGCCATTTCCGCAGAGAATAAAGCCGTCATCAACGGCTCCTCGGATCCGGCGTTCTTGGGCGACCCGACCCGCTACAACCCGGAAGAAATGCTGCTGATGTCGCTCTCAAGCTGCCACATGTTGTGGTACTTGCATTTATGCTCTGCGGCCGGTGTTGTTGTAACCGATTACCAGGATAAGGCCACCGGTATTATGGAAGAAACTGCTAACGGCAGCGGGCACTTCACTTCAGTCTTACTAAAGCCGGTTGTTACAGTTGCAAATGAGTCGATGGTAGTTAAAGCGAATGAACTACACCACAAAGCCAATGAAATGTGCTTTATTGCCCGGTCGGTAAACTTCCCGGTGAAGCATGAAGTGAAATGTATGGTTAGGATTTAA
- a CDS encoding DUF3078 domain-containing protein, with product MLKSTALLFVVLCFFSIKTNAQIADSLRRADSLRVVDSLKRVDTVKIDTNLLNRYRINISKFRLPIPVKPFKVEPNLIPVSLLDYKVSYWRKWIIFGLNFNQAAFSDNWAAGGVNSLALSGNFDYKTEYQKGSFDYTGELLLLYGRARNAGSESRKTNDRIFFDNKFSSQLSKTWFFFGSVSFESQFDKGFTYFDDGVTPPALISRFMAPGYLTESVGVEYKPSKVFDLRLGTGTARQTFVLDTTIYHNQPANYGVTPGKTFLNELAFQAVAIFDKNIATNMHLNTRYTLFIPYARLPENIDHRLDVVLTANVNKLIAVTINGTALYDKNTSERIQASESLALGVIYKFP from the coding sequence ATGTTAAAAAGTACTGCCTTACTTTTTGTTGTTCTGTGTTTTTTCTCAATTAAAACTAACGCCCAGATTGCGGATAGTCTTCGCCGGGCAGATAGTTTGCGCGTTGTGGATAGCCTGAAGCGTGTCGACACGGTCAAGATAGACACCAACTTGCTCAACAGGTACCGTATCAATATTAGCAAGTTCAGGTTGCCAATACCTGTAAAGCCCTTCAAGGTAGAACCCAACCTCATTCCTGTTTCGCTGCTTGACTACAAAGTTTCCTATTGGCGCAAATGGATAATTTTTGGCTTAAACTTTAACCAGGCGGCTTTTAGCGACAATTGGGCTGCCGGCGGTGTAAACTCCCTTGCACTTAGCGGCAACTTTGACTACAAAACAGAGTATCAAAAGGGGTCTTTTGATTATACCGGCGAACTGCTATTGCTTTATGGCCGCGCGCGCAACGCGGGCAGTGAGAGCCGCAAAACAAACGACAGGATATTTTTTGATAACAAGTTCTCATCGCAACTGTCAAAAACGTGGTTCTTTTTCGGTTCTGTAAGCTTTGAATCGCAATTTGATAAAGGCTTTACCTATTTTGATGACGGCGTAACACCTCCCGCCCTCATTTCGCGTTTCATGGCTCCCGGCTATCTTACAGAATCTGTCGGTGTGGAATATAAACCCAGTAAGGTTTTCGATCTGCGTTTAGGCACCGGTACTGCCAGGCAAACTTTCGTGTTAGATACTACCATTTATCATAATCAGCCTGCTAATTACGGTGTTACGCCGGGTAAGACTTTTTTAAATGAACTGGCTTTTCAGGCTGTGGCTATTTTTGACAAGAACATTGCTACCAATATGCACCTTAACACCCGGTATACCTTGTTCATCCCGTACGCCCGGTTACCCGAGAATATTGACCATCGCCTGGATGTGGTGCTTACAGCAAATGTTAACAAGCTGATCGCTGTAACAATAAACGGAACTGCGCTTTACGATAAAAATACATCAGAACGGATACAGGCTTCAGAGAGTTTAGCTTTGGGCGTGATCTATAAATTCCCCTGA
- a CDS encoding YciI family protein, with amino-acid sequence MFIISITYVKPLEEVDKHMDAHWAFLEKYYEADVFLIWGRKVPRVGGIIIGQADSLKIMQKIANEDPFVTEGVATVEVTEFNVSKAKPGIKELLR; translated from the coding sequence ATGTTCATTATCAGCATTACCTACGTTAAACCGCTCGAAGAGGTAGACAAGCATATGGATGCGCATTGGGCATTTTTGGAGAAGTATTATGAAGCAGATGTGTTTCTAATATGGGGACGCAAAGTCCCGCGCGTTGGCGGTATCATAATCGGTCAGGCTGATAGCCTGAAGATCATGCAGAAGATCGCGAATGAAGATCCGTTTGTTACAGAGGGCGTGGCCACTGTTGAAGTAACAGAATTTAATGTTTCTAAAGCCAAGCCTGGTATTAAAGAATTGCTTAGATAA
- the mtgA gene encoding monofunctional biosynthetic peptidoglycan transglycosylase, with the protein MKGIGRLVLYFLKLFFLLFFGITILWVVLTRWINPPVTWLMITRGFERKADGKDWKIDKKWVAFDSIADPMKRAAVAAEDQKFLDHYGFDFAAMERAIDNNMSKHSHKLIGGSTITQQTAKNVFLWPGRSYVRKAFEAYFTMLIEVFWSKRRTMEVYLNVIEMGDGIYGVEAASQAYFHVHAAQLDKYKASAIASIFPDPLKWSPTNPSTYVRHRQYLIRKNMRRLGPLDF; encoded by the coding sequence ATGAAAGGCATAGGCCGTTTAGTATTATATTTCCTAAAGCTGTTTTTCCTGCTGTTTTTCGGCATCACCATTTTGTGGGTGGTGCTTACACGCTGGATAAATCCGCCGGTTACCTGGTTAATGATCACCCGCGGTTTTGAGCGCAAGGCCGATGGTAAAGACTGGAAAATTGACAAGAAGTGGGTAGCCTTTGATAGCATTGCCGACCCGATGAAGCGTGCAGCCGTTGCCGCCGAAGACCAGAAATTTCTGGATCACTACGGTTTTGACTTTGCAGCCATGGAGCGGGCAATTGACAACAACATGAGTAAGCACAGCCATAAATTAATTGGCGGCAGTACCATTACCCAACAGACCGCTAAAAACGTTTTTTTATGGCCGGGCCGGTCTTACGTGCGTAAAGCGTTTGAGGCTTACTTTACTATGCTGATAGAGGTATTCTGGAGCAAGCGGCGCACTATGGAAGTATACCTCAACGTTATTGAAATGGGCGACGGTATATATGGTGTGGAGGCAGCATCACAAGCTTACTTTCATGTGCACGCTGCCCAGTTAGATAAGTACAAGGCTTCGGCTATCGCGTCAATATTTCCTGACCCGCTGAAATGGTCGCCCACTAATCCCAGTACTTATGTGCGGCACCGACAATATCTGATCAGGAAGAATATGAGAAGATTGGGGCCATTGGATTTTTAA
- a CDS encoding DUF5916 domain-containing protein — protein sequence MDTLSMKLKISLTFLLTLFIAAAFAQTGNRKYAAVKTSLVPKIDGVLDDEAWKNIPIATDFVQLQPSAGVHEAHDERTEVKIMYDDKAVYVAARMYEKSMSAVAAELSARDSIANADIFGIFLDTYLDRINASGFIVSSSGVQFDAKYSQQGNEDPSWNAVWYSATKIDSQGWTCEMRIPYSALRFSEKDVQTWGMNLIRRRRFANQQQLFWNDIDPKKNGFINQEGEMTNIQKIHPPVRLGFYPYASAFVNHYPYNTAGIKNTTSSIGGGMDIKYGINAAFTLDLTLIPDFSQVQSDNRILNLTPFEVKYAENRPFFTEGTELFNKGNLFYSRRIGGQPIDYNTAYNNLGKNEAVLSNPSETKLYNAIKFSGRTAKGLGIGVFNAITGTTNAVVQDTVTGNTRLVQTSPLANYNIIVLDQNLKNNSSVTLINTNVNRFGKDYNADVSAFLFSLNNKKNSYNFSGFGKMSNLFYPDHTSTGYAYELGAAKTLGNFTWTFKQDLVDSKFSPNDLGILFNNNFLDHDLQFIYSNYHPKKYFTSWYIYTELYYSRRYLPTAYQNFNYFNELGLTFKNQLQAYLDLSIKAAGNDFYEPRVANLMFIQPASQGTGITLRTNAAKRLSGGMQYFYRAFNTYGAYGYDARLYYSYRVNNHFSFGQDVTYSPRVNNTGFATLDSEGTNPIFALRNVQTIQNIFKVKYTFTSTMGITLRARHYWSKLDNKQFLNLASDGNLTEIGLAKFNHNVNQNYNIWNVDMLYSWVFSPGSELSISYKNSSLTNILNLRNNYFSNLGDTFTAPSNNNFSVKVLYYIDYQDLRKRKHS from the coding sequence ATGGACACATTGTCCATGAAGCTGAAAATATCTCTCACTTTTTTGCTGACACTTTTTATAGCAGCGGCTTTTGCCCAAACAGGCAATAGAAAGTATGCTGCCGTGAAAACTTCGCTTGTGCCTAAAATTGATGGTGTTTTAGACGATGAGGCTTGGAAAAATATTCCAATAGCTACCGACTTTGTACAGCTACAGCCTAGTGCCGGCGTTCACGAAGCGCATGACGAACGTACCGAGGTGAAGATCATGTACGATGATAAGGCTGTCTACGTTGCCGCGCGCATGTACGAGAAATCGATGTCGGCTGTAGCAGCCGAGTTATCCGCCCGCGACAGCATCGCCAATGCGGATATTTTCGGGATATTTTTGGATACCTATCTTGACCGCATCAACGCCAGCGGGTTTATTGTTTCTTCTTCGGGCGTGCAATTCGATGCCAAATATTCGCAGCAGGGAAATGAAGACCCATCATGGAACGCCGTTTGGTACAGCGCCACAAAAATAGACAGCCAGGGCTGGACCTGCGAAATGCGTATCCCCTACTCAGCTTTGCGTTTTTCTGAAAAAGATGTGCAAACCTGGGGCATGAACCTGATCCGCCGCAGGCGCTTTGCCAATCAACAGCAATTATTCTGGAACGACATCGACCCAAAAAAAAACGGCTTCATCAACCAGGAAGGCGAGATGACCAACATCCAGAAAATACACCCTCCTGTACGTCTCGGCTTTTACCCCTACGCTTCAGCTTTCGTAAATCATTATCCCTATAATACGGCAGGCATAAAAAACACCACCAGCTCTATCGGTGGTGGCATGGACATCAAATACGGCATCAACGCTGCCTTCACGCTCGACTTAACGCTCATCCCCGATTTTAGCCAGGTACAGTCTGACAACAGGATCTTGAACCTTACGCCCTTCGAAGTGAAGTATGCAGAGAACAGGCCCTTTTTTACTGAAGGCACAGAGTTGTTTAACAAGGGCAACCTATTTTACTCCCGAAGAATTGGCGGCCAGCCTATAGACTATAATACTGCTTATAACAACCTGGGCAAGAATGAGGCTGTGCTGAGTAACCCTTCGGAAACGAAATTGTATAATGCCATCAAATTTTCCGGGCGCACAGCTAAAGGTTTGGGTATCGGTGTGTTTAACGCCATTACGGGCACCACAAATGCTGTTGTACAAGACACGGTTACAGGCAACACACGCCTGGTGCAAACAAGTCCGTTGGCAAATTATAATATCATCGTACTTGATCAGAACCTGAAGAATAATTCGTCGGTTACGCTTATCAATACCAATGTTAACCGTTTTGGCAAGGATTATAATGCCGATGTAAGCGCGTTCCTGTTCAGCCTTAATAACAAAAAGAACTCATACAATTTTAGCGGTTTCGGCAAGATGAGCAACCTTTTTTATCCTGACCATACATCGACGGGATATGCTTATGAACTTGGCGCAGCGAAAACCTTAGGAAACTTCACCTGGACATTTAAGCAGGACCTTGTCGATAGCAAGTTTAGCCCTAATGATCTGGGCATCTTGTTTAACAACAATTTCCTGGACCACGACCTGCAGTTTATCTATAGCAATTACCATCCGAAAAAATATTTTACGAGCTGGTACATTTACACAGAGCTATATTATTCGCGCAGGTACTTGCCAACTGCCTACCAAAACTTCAACTACTTTAATGAGCTGGGGCTGACGTTCAAAAATCAATTGCAGGCCTATTTAGATTTGAGTATAAAAGCCGCGGGCAATGATTTTTATGAGCCCAGGGTAGCAAACTTGATGTTTATACAACCGGCAAGCCAGGGAACAGGCATCACGTTAAGGACCAACGCTGCTAAGAGATTATCCGGCGGCATGCAATATTTTTATCGTGCGTTTAATACGTACGGTGCGTACGGTTACGATGCGCGATTATACTATTCTTACAGGGTAAACAATCACTTCTCCTTTGGGCAGGATGTTACTTACAGTCCGCGGGTCAACAATACCGGTTTCGCTACGCTTGATTCTGAGGGCACAAATCCAATTTTTGCTTTGCGCAACGTACAAACTATCCAAAATATTTTTAAGGTGAAATACACCTTTACCAGCACCATGGGCATTACATTAAGGGCACGGCATTACTGGTCTAAACTGGATAACAAGCAATTTTTGAACCTGGCTTCAGATGGCAACCTTACCGAAATCGGCCTAGCCAAATTCAATCATAACGTAAACCAGAACTATAACATCTGGAATGTTGATATGCTGTACTCGTGGGTATTTTCGCCGGGCAGCGAACTAAGCATCTCTTACAAGAATTCGTCTTTGACAAATATCCTCAACCTCAGAAACAATTACTTTTCTAATTTAGGTGACACCTTCACCGCCCCATCAAACAATAACTTTTCCGTTAAGGTGCTTTATTATATAGACTACCAGGATCTGCGCAAAAGGAAACATTCCTGA
- a CDS encoding glucosaminidase domain-containing protein — MDLSIKHTSPSGGWGVAVICLFLLFTSCSSHRKLVHTNRPNYPSAEPPVADNFAEKNNERIREQAEKPSGGYITYTALQYIDRFKTIAIQEMNQYGIPASITLAQGLFESGNGNGDLARYANNHFGIKCTTDWKGEGYYKDDDQHNDCFRVYKNPESSFRDHSEFLQRKRYAHLFELDKNDYIGWAQGLKDAGYATNPNYPKLITNIIQKYNLDAYDRPEGEIQKIRREDRVLSQINNNIGKAAKDSIATANAPLPANKVYTVVAGDTLYNISRRFGVTIDQLKALNNMTDNNIKLGQKLVVAP, encoded by the coding sequence ATGGATTTATCTATAAAACATACTTCCCCTTCAGGGGGTTGGGGGGTTGCAGTTATTTGTCTCTTTCTCCTCTTCACCTCCTGCTCGTCGCACCGCAAACTGGTGCATACCAACAGGCCAAATTATCCATCGGCAGAGCCTCCTGTGGCCGATAACTTTGCCGAAAAGAATAATGAGCGCATCCGTGAGCAAGCCGAAAAGCCAAGCGGCGGCTATATTACTTATACCGCCCTGCAGTATATCGACCGCTTTAAGACCATCGCCATTCAGGAGATGAACCAATATGGCATACCCGCAAGTATTACACTGGCACAAGGCCTGTTTGAATCGGGTAATGGTAATGGCGACCTGGCCCGTTATGCAAATAACCATTTCGGTATTAAATGCACTACCGACTGGAAAGGAGAAGGCTACTATAAAGATGACGATCAGCATAACGATTGTTTCCGGGTATACAAAAACCCCGAATCTTCTTTCCGCGATCATTCAGAATTTTTACAACGAAAGCGTTACGCGCACTTGTTCGAGCTAGACAAAAACGACTACATAGGCTGGGCGCAAGGTTTAAAAGATGCCGGGTATGCAACCAACCCAAACTATCCAAAGCTGATCACCAACATTATCCAGAAATACAACCTCGACGCGTACGACCGTCCGGAAGGTGAGATCCAAAAGATAAGACGCGAAGACCGTGTGCTTAGCCAGATCAACAACAATATCGGCAAGGCTGCCAAAGATTCCATCGCTACAGCCAATGCGCCATTGCCTGCCAACAAAGTTTACACAGTTGTAGCAGGAGATACACTATACAACATTTCCCGCCGTTTTGGTGTTACAATTGATCAGCTAAAAGCATTGAATAACATGACCGATAACAATATCAAACTCGGTCAAAAGCTGGTGGTAGCGCCATAG
- a CDS encoding zinc-binding dehydrogenase, translated as MKAIVLESAENPIVYKDVETPNLTPGEALVQVKAAALNRRDFWITIGKYAGIKYPSILGSDGAGIVTEVADEKDKNWIGKEVIINPGNDWGDHPEYQSKDFKILGLPDNGTFAQYVKVKVDNLYDKPVHLNWEQTAALPLAGLTVYRALFTKARAKSGDRVLIVGVGAGTGSVALQLAVAAGCKVFVTSGSGDKIKQARKLGAAAGVNYKAQDWAEELKHLAGGFDVVIDSALGDDFEKVIGLCNPGARIVFFGGTAGNIPSINARPLFWKQIQLIGTTMGNKEDFEGLLQMVNDHKIIPVVDEVFALKDAAKAFDKMKELSQFGKLVLTV; from the coding sequence ATGAAAGCCATCGTTCTGGAAAGTGCCGAAAACCCTATCGTTTATAAAGACGTAGAAACGCCAAACCTTACGCCGGGCGAAGCATTGGTCCAGGTTAAAGCTGCGGCGTTAAACCGCCGTGACTTCTGGATCACCATTGGCAAATATGCAGGAATAAAATACCCTTCTATTTTAGGGTCGGACGGTGCTGGTATCGTTACCGAAGTTGCCGACGAGAAAGACAAGAATTGGATAGGCAAAGAAGTGATCATCAATCCGGGTAATGACTGGGGCGACCACCCCGAATACCAATCCAAAGACTTTAAAATATTAGGTTTGCCGGATAACGGCACTTTTGCGCAGTATGTAAAAGTTAAGGTCGACAATCTGTATGACAAACCGGTCCACCTCAACTGGGAACAAACAGCCGCATTGCCCTTAGCCGGGCTGACGGTTTATCGCGCTTTATTCACCAAAGCCCGCGCTAAATCAGGCGACAGGGTTTTAATAGTCGGCGTGGGCGCAGGTACCGGCAGCGTCGCTTTGCAGTTAGCTGTTGCCGCGGGCTGTAAGGTTTTCGTCACATCTGGCAGTGGCGACAAAATAAAACAAGCCCGCAAACTAGGTGCGGCAGCAGGCGTGAACTATAAAGCGCAGGATTGGGCCGAAGAGTTGAAACATCTTGCGGGCGGTTTCGACGTGGTGATAGACAGCGCCCTTGGCGATGATTTTGAAAAAGTGATAGGCTTATGCAATCCGGGAGCGCGTATCGTTTTCTTCGGCGGTACGGCAGGAAACATACCGTCTATTAATGCCCGTCCGTTGTTCTGGAAGCAGATTCAACTGATCGGTACCACCATGGGTAACAAAGAGGATTTTGAAGGCCTACTGCAAATGGTAAACGACCATAAGATTATACCTGTTGTTGATGAGGTATTTGCGCTTAAAGATGCAGCGAAAGCTTTTGACAAAATGAAGGAGTTAAGCCAGTTTGGGAAATTGGTGTTGACTGTTTAA